In the Marinobacter sp. Arc7-DN-1 genome, CGCCTTGACGCTGGCGTCATCATGCTCGATCAGAAACTTTCGTTCTGACCGGCGCATATCCTCGAAAATCGCTGAGGCAAAGAACAGCGAACTATGGGCCTTCAGGGACGACCCGAAAATTCTGGCACTGGTCTCAAGGCGGTTGAGGGCCTTTTCCCGATCACTGATGTTTTTCTCAACCTCTCCCATCAGTTGCTGATACTGTTTTACACCAGACTGAATGCGGCCCAGCTTGTTAACGTCTTCGCTGACCTCCAGCAGGGGTTTTATCTCGTTGGTTAGTTCGAGAACGCGGTCGCCTTGCGCTTGCGTTTTGGTGACTGCATCAGCTTCGCCTGTCAAAAGGAAGTTCTTCTCTTCCACGCGAGCTTCCGTAAGGCCGGTATTCACTTGCCCCAGCATGGCAACAATATTTGACATTTTGCTGTAGCTGTCCAGGGCGCGGTCACCCACCACGCCCACCAGAATGGTCAGTAACAGCAGGATGGCGAAGCCGCTGGCCAGCCTGGTCCGGATGGTCATATTGGAGAAGAGTTCTGGAAAACGCATTGATTCAATGTCCCTGGAGGAGGTGAGATTTGCCGGTTCAGCCTTTATCGCTTCTCGCCCTGGTTGTGGAAACCGGGAGGCGTTCTGATGCGCCCTGAAGAGTTAAAGTGCCTTTTGTTTGACTTATATTAAGTCGGTTTACGGCTGCGTATTCCAGAACTTTACCGTTACAGTTGATTGCCGGGTGTTTTCGAACGTGATACGGAATAGAGGGTTGCTGAGAATTTAAAGCTATCAGAATTGAGCCGCCGGTTTACCACATCAGATCATCGGGGATCTCATAACCCGCATAGGGATCATCTTCTCCCGCGTCATCCTTCTTGCGATCGTGGAGCACGACAACGGCATTTTCGTCACGTTCCAGAATCTTCCGGGCAACGCCCTCTGCCACGATCTCGTAATTGTCGTTGACATGGACAATGGCCAGTCGGCCGCGGGACAGCTGATCGACCATTTTGTCGTCTACAAAAATCTTCTTGATCTTCTTGCCATGGACAAACTGATAGGAGGTTTCCCCCCGGCTTCGGTCGAGGCGGTTCGATTCAACCAATTGGCGGATCTGTGCCTGGATTGCTTTCCTCTCAGCCGCGTGCTGGCGCTCAAGGTTCAACTGACGGTCCCGTTCTGCCTTTTCTTCGCGGGCCTGGCGTGCCCGGATTTCGGCTTCGTTAACCTGAACCGCGCCCTTGGGTTGCTGCTTACGTTGCTTGCGCTTTTCAGTGCGAATGGTTTTGGCTTTTTTCTCATCGGCAAGGCCGGCTTTCAGCAATTGGTCCTGAAGGGTTGCCATCAGTAACTCCGTTCTTTAGTTGCAAATTCTGGTATCATTCTGGCCTAGTATACGCCCTCATTATTGCCTTCATAACCAGCATCCGCTGATTCCGGGATTTTCTTTTATGTCTTCTTTTAATGACTTCGGTTTGTCTTCTGCCATGCGTGCAAATCTTGAGCAGCTGGGTTTTACAAAACCCACCGAGATACAGGCAAAGGCATTAGCGCCAGGGCTTGCCGGTAAAGACGTGATTGCCATGGCAAAAACCGGGAGTGGTAAAACCGCTGCATTTGGCATCAGTCTGATTGAGCGGCTGAATCCACGGTTGTTTGCGGTGCAGTCGTTGATTTTATGCCCGACCCGGGAGCTGGCGGATCAGGTGGCGAAGGCGTTGAGGGAGCTGGCCCGCGCCCGCGAGAACGTCAAGATACTGACCCTGTGCGGAGGTGTGTCGATCGGGCCGCAGATCGGTTCGCTCAGTCATGGGGCGCACATTGTTGTCGGCACGCCGGGACGGGTTCAGGACCACCTGCGCAAGGGGACTCTCTCGCTCGCGCGCCTGAAGACTGTCGTTCTTGATGAAGCAGACCGGATGCTGGATATGGGATTTCAGGATGCCATGGAAGACATCCTCTCGCAGACGCCAGGCTCGCGGCAGACCATGATGTTCTCGGCAACCTGGCCGGCTCCGATCCGTGAACTCAGCAAACAGTATCAGAAAGACCCGGTGGACGTGCGCGCGGAAACCGCTGGCGAGAATCCGGACATCGAAGAGCTGTTCTACGAGGTGTCGCCCCGGCAGAGGGCGGATGCCATTGTGGCACTGCTCTCCGGGAGACAGCCTGAGTCGTGTATCGTTTTCTGTACCACAAAACAGCAGTGTGACGAGATGGCGGAAGACCTGGGCAATCGGGGGTTTTCGGCGCTGGCGTTGCATGGTGATCTGGAACAAAGGGATCGTGACAGTGTGCTGGTGCGTTTTGGTAATCAAAGCTGTTCGATTCTGGTTGCCACCGACGTGGCTGCCCGTGGTCTGGATATCAAGTCCCTGCCGCTCGTCATAAATGCGGAACCGGCGCGGGACCCTGAAGTTCACACCCATCGCATCGGACGTACCGGGCGAGCAGGGGAGCAGGGCCATGCAGTTACCTTCTGCACGCCGGCCCAGGGACATAAGATCAGCCGGATTGAATCCGAGCGGGGGCGTAGTGCGCTCTGGGGAGACACTGAATCGCTTCTGGCTACGCCGGCAAAACCGGTTGTTCCTGCCATGCGAACCCTGTGCATTGCTGGTGGTCGCAAGGACAAGATCCGTCCAGGAGATGTTTTGGGGGCACTCACGGGAGATGCTGGCATTCCCGGCAAGGCGGTTGGCAAGATAGATCTGTTTGATCATCAGTGTTTTGTGGCTGTTGAGAAGTCGCAGGCAGGCAAAGCTTTGTCCAGATTGGAAAGTGGCAAGGTCAAAGGCCGCAAAATACGCGTCCGGTATGCCTGAATGAGAATTGCTTCGGGCGCCATGGTGTCTGTCATTATGGGCCTCGACACTCGGAAACTCCGTATAGATTTTCGCATTCAGGTTGCCCGGGGCTACTGAAAACGGTAAATTACGCAGGATTTTGCCACCCGAATTGTGACGGAATGGCGTTAGACCTTGGTCTAACTGGTCAGGCCGGGCAGGGTTCGGAAGAAACATAAATCAATACAGGTAGCTGTTCGATATGAATGACCTGATGTCACAGGCCGTCGATCTGATGATTGCCGGAATGGGGTTTGTGTTCGTGTTCCTGATTATTCTGGTAGTCGCGACGCTCCTCATGTCCAAACTCATAGGGCGGTTTGCGCCGCCAGAGCCGGCAACCCCGGCCAAAACGCCACGTGCCAAGCCGAAGGCGCCTGCGTCGGTTGACCCCGACACTGCCGAGGCCATTAAAAAGGCAATTGCACAATTCCGGGCCCGCCACAAGAAGTGATCCGGTAAAAGATAGAACCTTTAAACAGAAGGCTGACACGATGACTGACACAAAGAAACCGCTGGGGATTACGGACGTTATCCTGCGTGACGCCCACCAGTCCCTGCTTGCCACCCGTATGCGGCTGGATGACATGCTGCCTATTGCCGAGAAACTCGACAAGGTCGGTTTCTGGTCACTGGAATCCTGGGGGGGGGCTACCTTTGATTCCTGCATCCGTTACCTGGGCGAAGACCCCTGGGAGCGCATCCGCGAGCTGAAGAAAGCCATGCCCAATACCCAGCAGCAGATGCTTCTGCGCGGCCAGAACCTGTTGGGTTACCGTCATTACGCGGATGATGTGGTGGACCGTTTCTGTGAGCGTGCCGCCGAGAACGGCGTCGACGTGTTCCGTATTTTTGATGCGATGAACGATCCCCGTAACCTGGATCGCGCCATCAAGGCCGTCCGTAAGACCGGCAAGCATGCCCAGGGCACGATTGCCTACACCACCAGCCCGGTGCACACCATCGACATGTGGGTAGAGCTGGCGAAGGAAGTCGCCGACATGGGTGCGGACTCCATTGCCATCAAGGATATGGCGGGTATTCTCAAGCCTTATGTGGCGTTCGATCTGGTCAGCCGTCTGAAGAAAGAACTGGATATTCCGATTCACATGCAGTGCCACGCCACCACTGGCATGTCGACTGCCACCGCCATCAAGGCAGCGGAAGCCGGTATTGATAACGTTGACACCGCTATATCTTCCATGAGTATGACGTACGGTCACTCGCCCACCGAGGCCGTGGTCGCCATTCTGGAAGGTACTGATCGGGATACCGGTCTTGACCTGAACCTGCTTGAAGAAATCGCCAGCTACTTCCGCCAGGTACGCAAGAAGTACGCGAAGTTTGAAGGCAGTCTCCGTGGTACCGATTCCCGCATCCTGATTGCCCAGGTACCGGGTGGCATGCTGACCAACATGGAAAACCAGCTGCGCGAACAGAACGCAAGCGATAAGTTCGATCAGGTTCTGGAAGAGATTCCCAAGGTCCGCGAAGACCTGGGTTTCATTCCGCTGGTAACTCCGACTTCCCAGATCGTGGGTACCCAGGCGGTACTGAACGTTCTGACAGGCGAGCGCTACAAGTCCATCTCCAAAGAAACCTCTGCAATCCTGAAAGGCGAGTACGGCGCTGCACCGGCGCCGATGAACAAGGAATTGCAGGAGCGTGTCCTCGATGGAAAAGAGCCAGTTACCTGCCGTCCGGCGGATCTGATTGAGCCGGAAATGGACAAGCTGACCGACGAGCTCAAGAAGCTGGCGGACGACAAGGGCATCAAGCTGGCGGAAAACACCGTAGACGACGTACTGACCTACGCGTTGTTCCCGCAGATTGGCCTGAAGTTCCTGGAAAACCGTGACAACCCGGACGCCTTCGAGCCGGTTCCGACCGCAGAAAGTGCCGCTCCTGCCAGGAAGGCTGACGGCCCCGAGACTTACACCGTGGAAGTGAACGGCAAGAAGTTTGTGGTTGCGGTTTCCGAAGGTGGTGAGATCACCCAGATTCAGGGTGAGGGTGGTGCAGCTTCTGCACCGGTGGCTTCCTCCGCACCGGCACCCGCTGCTGGTGAAGGTGAGCCGGTGGTTGCGCCTCTGGGCGGCAACATCTTCAAGGTTCTGGTTTCTCCGGGTGACGCCGTGGAAGAGGGCGATGTGCTGATCATTCTCGAGGCCATGAAAATGGAAACCGAGATCCGCGCACCCAAGGCCGGTACTATCGGTGAAATCTTCATCAAGGTCGGTGATGCCGTCTCTCCTGATGATGAAATGCTGACAATCGCATAAGGGCCAGCATTCCATGGATAAATTAATGACATTGTGGACAGGTAGTGGCCTGTTCAATATGACACCAGGCCAGGGGGTGATGATCGCCGTCGGCCTGCTTCTTCTGTACCTTGCGATTCGTAAGGGATTTGAGCCGCTGCTGCTGGTGCCGATTGGCTTCGGTGGTATTCTGGCGAACATTCCGGAGGCGGGGCTTGCCCTGTCGGCCGCTGAGAATGCCATTCACTACGGCAAGCCGGAAGTGTTGGCGGCGCTCGCCAGCGCACTGGATGTTGCCTATCAGGCTGGCCAGGCGGTGACGCCGGAAATCATGGATGCGTTCAAGCACGCCTATAAAGAAGCGAGCTCTGCCCAGGTCGTCATGGCTAATGGTCTGGCACAGGACTTCGGGTACGGTAACGGAATGCTGTACAACTTCTATCTGGTGGTTATCGGTAGCACCGTGGGCCCGCTGATCATCTTCATGGGCGTGGGTGCAATGACCGACTTCGGCCCGTTGCTGGCGAACCCCAAGACCATGCTGCTGGGTGCGGCGGCTCAGTTCGGCATCTTTGGTACAGTGCTGGGTGCGGCGCTACTGGACTGGGCCGGCATTCTGGACTTCACGATCCTGGAAGCGGCAGCCGTGGGTATCATCGGTGGTGCTGACGGTCCGACGTCGATCTACGTATCGAGCGTTCTGGCTCCGCACCTGCTGGGTGCGATTGCGGTCTCTGCCTATGCCTATATGGCGATGGTTCCGATGATCCAGCCGCCGATCATGAAGGCGCTGACGTCTCCAGAAGAGCGCAAGATCAAGATGTCCCAGTTGCGCCCGGTGAGCAAGAAAGAAAAGATTATCTTCCCACTGGTGGTGTTGATCGCTGTGGTGCTGTTCCTGCCGGATGCGGCGCCGCTGTTGGGTATGTTCTGCTTCGGTAATCTGATGCGTGAGTGTGGCGTGGTTGAGCGTCTGAGTGACACCGCCCAGAACTCACTGATTAACATCGTGACTATCTTTCTCGGGCTGTCTGTTGGCTCCAAGCTGATGGCGGACAAGTTCCTGGATGCCCAGACCCTGGGCATTCTGGCGCTGGGTATCGGCGCGTTTGCTGTGGGTACTGCGTGTGGTGTTCTGATGGCGAAGCTGATGAACAAGTTCAGCAAGGAGCAGA is a window encoding:
- a CDS encoding DUF2058 domain-containing protein, producing MATLQDQLLKAGLADEKKAKTIRTEKRKQRKQQPKGAVQVNEAEIRARQAREEKAERDRQLNLERQHAAERKAIQAQIRQLVESNRLDRSRGETSYQFVHGKKIKKIFVDDKMVDQLSRGRLAIVHVNDNYEIVAEGVARKILERDENAVVVLHDRKKDDAGEDDPYAGYEIPDDLMW
- the dbpA gene encoding ATP-dependent RNA helicase DbpA → MSSFNDFGLSSAMRANLEQLGFTKPTEIQAKALAPGLAGKDVIAMAKTGSGKTAAFGISLIERLNPRLFAVQSLILCPTRELADQVAKALRELARARENVKILTLCGGVSIGPQIGSLSHGAHIVVGTPGRVQDHLRKGTLSLARLKTVVLDEADRMLDMGFQDAMEDILSQTPGSRQTMMFSATWPAPIRELSKQYQKDPVDVRAETAGENPDIEELFYEVSPRQRADAIVALLSGRQPESCIVFCTTKQQCDEMAEDLGNRGFSALALHGDLEQRDRDSVLVRFGNQSCSILVATDVAARGLDIKSLPLVINAEPARDPEVHTHRIGRTGRAGEQGHAVTFCTPAQGHKISRIESERGRSALWGDTESLLATPAKPVVPAMRTLCIAGGRKDKIRPGDVLGALTGDAGIPGKAVGKIDLFDHQCFVAVEKSQAGKALSRLESGKVKGRKIRVRYA
- a CDS encoding OadG family protein codes for the protein MNDLMSQAVDLMIAGMGFVFVFLIILVVATLLMSKLIGRFAPPEPATPAKTPRAKPKAPASVDPDTAEAIKKAIAQFRARHKK
- the oadA gene encoding sodium-extruding oxaloacetate decarboxylase subunit alpha — encoded protein: MTDTKKPLGITDVILRDAHQSLLATRMRLDDMLPIAEKLDKVGFWSLESWGGATFDSCIRYLGEDPWERIRELKKAMPNTQQQMLLRGQNLLGYRHYADDVVDRFCERAAENGVDVFRIFDAMNDPRNLDRAIKAVRKTGKHAQGTIAYTTSPVHTIDMWVELAKEVADMGADSIAIKDMAGILKPYVAFDLVSRLKKELDIPIHMQCHATTGMSTATAIKAAEAGIDNVDTAISSMSMTYGHSPTEAVVAILEGTDRDTGLDLNLLEEIASYFRQVRKKYAKFEGSLRGTDSRILIAQVPGGMLTNMENQLREQNASDKFDQVLEEIPKVREDLGFIPLVTPTSQIVGTQAVLNVLTGERYKSISKETSAILKGEYGAAPAPMNKELQERVLDGKEPVTCRPADLIEPEMDKLTDELKKLADDKGIKLAENTVDDVLTYALFPQIGLKFLENRDNPDAFEPVPTAESAAPARKADGPETYTVEVNGKKFVVAVSEGGEITQIQGEGGAASAPVASSAPAPAAGEGEPVVAPLGGNIFKVLVSPGDAVEEGDVLIILEAMKMETEIRAPKAGTIGEIFIKVGDAVSPDDEMLTIA
- a CDS encoding sodium ion-translocating decarboxylase subunit beta; its protein translation is MDKLMTLWTGSGLFNMTPGQGVMIAVGLLLLYLAIRKGFEPLLLVPIGFGGILANIPEAGLALSAAENAIHYGKPEVLAALASALDVAYQAGQAVTPEIMDAFKHAYKEASSAQVVMANGLAQDFGYGNGMLYNFYLVVIGSTVGPLIIFMGVGAMTDFGPLLANPKTMLLGAAAQFGIFGTVLGAALLDWAGILDFTILEAAAVGIIGGADGPTSIYVSSVLAPHLLGAIAVSAYAYMAMVPMIQPPIMKALTSPEERKIKMSQLRPVSKKEKIIFPLVVLIAVVLFLPDAAPLLGMFCFGNLMRECGVVERLSDTAQNSLINIVTIFLGLSVGSKLMADKFLDAQTLGILALGIGAFAVGTACGVLMAKLMNKFSKEQINPLIGSAGVSAVPMAARVSNKVGLEANPHNFLLMHAMGPNVAGVIGSAVAAGVMIKLLG